The Amycolatopsis endophytica genome includes the window CGGGCGGACGTGGTGCGGGCGCTGTGTGAGTCGATCGCCTACGCGGCACGGCACTGCTTCGAGGCCGCCGGGCTGTCCGGGCGGCTCTACGCGTGCGGCGGTGGCGTGCGGTCCGCCGAGTGGACGCAGATCTTCGCCGACGTGCTCGGGCGCCCGATCGTGATCCCGAGCGATCCGGGTGTCGGGGCGCGGGGTGCCGTCCTGGTCGCGGCCGAGGCGCTGAACCAGCCGTACGACCGGGACCTGTGGGCGAGCAGCTCCCGTACCGTGTCGTTCGTGCCCGAAAACGCCGAGTTCTACCAGCGCGGTTACGCCGACTACCAGGCGTCGTTGACCGCGGCACGAGGGTTGTGGCGCCTGTGATGCTGGCCGACGAACGGGCAGCGGTGTGCGAGTACGCGCGGCGGCTGTCTTCCGACGGGCTCGTGGTGGGCACGTCCGGCAACATCTCCGCGCGATCGGGCGAGCTGATCGCGGTGACGCCGACCGGGGTCGACTACGGAGTCCTGACGCCCGAGGACATCCCGGTGGTGTCACTCGACGGGTCCCTTGTGGAGGGCCAGCTCCGCCCGACGAGCGAGATGCCGATGCACCTGGCGGTGTACACGAAGGCGACCGACCCGGACGGTGCGCCGGTCACCGCGGTGGTCCACACGCACTCGGTGCACGCCACCGCGGTATCCACGTTGGTCGACGAGGTTCCCGCGGTGCACTACATGCTGGCGACCATCGGCCCATCCGCACGCGTGGCCGGCTACGCGACGTACGGCACCGAGGAGCTGGCGTCGTCGATGCTCGCCGCACTGGAGGGCCGCCGGGGTTGTCTGCTGGGCAACCACGGCACCATCACTTACGGCGAGGGGCTCGCGGCCGCGTACAGCCGGGCCGAGCAGTTGGAGTGGCTGTGCCACGTGTGGCTGCTGGCGCGTTCGGCGGGCACTCCCCGGGTGCTGCCGCCCTGGGAGATCGCCCACGTGGTCGAGAAGTTACGAGGGTACGGGCAGAAGTAGCTGGCATGCTGGGCCGTGTGGAAGAACTCGTCACGCACGTCGAAATGGCCAGCCGTGGTGACCTGCTCCCGGCCCCGGCCGTCCCCGGTCTGTCACTGGATGTTCTGCCCGCCGGTTCGCCGCTGATCCGTACCACCACGGTCCGGATCGGCAGCCCGTACCACTGGCCGAGCACCACCTGGTCCGACGACGAGTGGGCGGACTACCTGACCCGCCCCGGACTCGCCGCCCGCCTCTTCCGGTACGGCACGGACATCGCCGGCCTGGCGGACTACCTGGTGTCCCCGTCGGGCTCCGTGGAGATCACCACGTTCGGCCTCGTACCGGAATTCGTGGGCAAGGGCCTCGGCGGCTACGCACTGACCCTGGCGGTCACCGAGGCATGGAACCTCACCCCGAACGTCCGCCGAGTCTGGCTGCACACCTCGAACCTCGACCACCCGCACGCGCTGCCGAACTACGAGCACCGCGGCTTCCGGCGGTTCCGCACCACCCAGGGACAGCGCTAGCCACTCGCGATCTTCGTTAACTCACACAGACCATCAATACCTCTTTTCGAGTAGCTTCCGGTGACTTACCGAAGTTCGCCGAATCAGCGGTACTTCGCATCACGAACCGCCGCGAAAATTTGGTAAACGGTTCACGTGCGCTCGGGTCTGGGGGCTCTGTGCGAAGAACAAGCCATTATCCGAACTGTGAGAATGCGACGAGCCGTACGTGTCGTTGTGCTTGGTGCGCCGGTACTCGACACGGTTGGGAAGGTGCTGTCCGGATCGTCGTCAAGCAGGATCCGAAGGATCTCGACGATCTCCGTCGTGGCATCGAGAAACGATGGCGGGCGGAGGTCGCGAAACGCGAAGAGAGAGGAACGAAGAAGCCGACGCGGGGGTTCAAGGCGGCGCTCGCGAATCTCTGCAAGGTTCAACTCATGTCCTGGTTGCGAGAGGACGCGGCACGGAAGCATCAGCTTGTGGCGGAGGACGACCTTCCGCGCCGGGCGCACAAGCGGGACAGCCGGCCCGTGGAGCAGCGGGAACCCAGGGAACAGCGGGAGTCGGAGGCGTCCCCCGGCCCGGCTTCCACACGACGTGATTCGCCGGAGGCCCCCGAACAGGTGTCGGCCAAAGGGTTTGGCCGAGCTGACAGGCCAGCCCGGGGCGAGAAAGGCGATGACCCCGGAGACGGACCTGAGGAGCAACCGGGCGCGTCTCAGGTCAGGCCCGCCGTTGCGCACCAGGTTGACCGTCTCGGTAAGAACTTGCACGAAAGCGTCCTGAAGGATGTCGAGAAGGACGTCGGTGACGCCCTCGATGAGAACGCTCGTCGGGCGATGGCGGATCACTTCTGGTGTGAGGTTTTCGCTCAGCTGGCCCACGCCGTGGACGAGGGGCTCAAGCTCGTGGACAAGGTGCCGGACTGGGTTGCGGAGGCGGTCATCAAAGCTCGTCAAGATGCGAACCGGATGCCGCTCGAACCCGTGATCGTGAAGTCCGTCGTGAAGAACCTCTGGAAACACGTGAAGTTGATGACAATTGCGGGGCTGATCGCCAAGGGCAAAACGATGGTTCTCGTGTTTCGGGTTCTCGCAGTTCTGATCTGCAAGAGCCCCGATCACCACCGCGCGGTCGTGGAATACTGTGTGAATCCGCTGGGTGACAAGTTGCTGGCGGATACGCGACAGCGCTTGGCTGAAGCTTTCCAGGAGTGGCTCGTCCCTGTGCGAGAGCCTTCGGCGGCGATCGGCCGGATCGGCGACCCGACAACGGCCTGAACGACACCGTCAACCCCTCGACGGCGGTTCCCCGCGCTTCCGGCGCGGGCGTCCCCTCAGAATTGGTAGTACAGGAACGGGCTGAACGTCCCGTTCGCGACCAGAATCGCCGCGTACAGGGCCCCCGCTGTCATCACTCCGATGCGCAGGCCGACCGCTCCCCGGGATCTCGCGGACTCCAGCAGTGGTCCGGTCACCGGCGTGGCAGGGAGGGCGAAGATCGCCAGTGCGCCCAGCAGGATCACCACCCGCTGGTTGGTCAGCGCCGCCTCGACGATGTCGGTCAGGCCGTCGAAGTCGGGGACGAACATGTGGCCGATCATGGTGAACGCGTGCCCGATGTCGGCCGATTTGAAGAACACCCAGCCGAACACGACGAGCACCAGCGTCAGGAACCGGCGGCCCACCCTGGAGGCCACCGCGGACGGGGTGCGGTCCCAGCCGAACCGGCGTTCGATGATCAGCAGCAGCCCGTGGTAGCAGCCCCACACCAGGAAGGTCCAGTTCGCGCCGTGC containing:
- a CDS encoding class II aldolase/adducin family protein, coding for MMLADERAAVCEYARRLSSDGLVVGTSGNISARSGELIAVTPTGVDYGVLTPEDIPVVSLDGSLVEGQLRPTSEMPMHLAVYTKATDPDGAPVTAVVHTHSVHATAVSTLVDEVPAVHYMLATIGPSARVAGYATYGTEELASSMLAALEGRRGCLLGNHGTITYGEGLAAAYSRAEQLEWLCHVWLLARSAGTPRVLPPWEIAHVVEKLRGYGQK
- a CDS encoding GNAT family N-acetyltransferase, with the protein product MLGRVEELVTHVEMASRGDLLPAPAVPGLSLDVLPAGSPLIRTTTVRIGSPYHWPSTTWSDDEWADYLTRPGLAARLFRYGTDIAGLADYLVSPSGSVEITTFGLVPEFVGKGLGGYALTLAVTEAWNLTPNVRRVWLHTSNLDHPHALPNYEHRGFRRFRTTQGQR